cctTTAAATCATTACATATTAACAACCTATTCATGATATATTTACTCCATCACATAACCCGATATCTAATGTTCTTAAtcaaatactattttttttaacacctcgacagtattataaaataaataattgtttcctaataacttacgacttcggtatttaatgataaaaataaattaaaggttTTACTAATGTATGAAAAGAAATGATGAAAGAAGTGAAAAggttatgaattaaatttaattttagtaaagataacaatatttataataattataattttatatttcttaaattgtttatttaataaacaataaattgattatttataataacagcataattattgtaaatataatcttcattaatttatttatttatttataatttattaatagcacgataacataaaattaaataattaaatattgcaattaaaataaaatttaaataggttttatttgtattatatacatacaacAAATATATCTAACTATTTAATTTcgtaaaatattgataaacttatattaaaatttacgtaGCAAACACGCATACACTTTCTCTGCAAATAGTTGACATAATagtttattagtattattattattatatttttaattcttattttataacaatgaTAGAACACGTTAcaattgtgattttttttttatgagagtTTCGTAACAATATTTAATCTATAGATacaactattaatttatttttttcaattttcatcatcatcatctctataatttgttttattatttatttatatatctagcAATGTACAGCGAATTAGATAATTTAGGAACAGATATTTAAGTATACAGCAAAGAGCTTTGAAAGTgctttttcacattttttttttaactacctTAACTTTTGAGAACATTATCTCGAGCCAGTCGGTTtaaatcaacattttttttcttctagtataccagtaaattaataaaaccattaaaataattcatataacattgaatattttttcaaccgGCTCACAAGTGAAATTGTATCACAGTATCACAAAAGATAATCTCTCTTTTCCTCGCTTTCATAtctatttatcattttatttatttttttcattctctttgtttcatttgtttttaccaagttttactttacttaatatgtatttttaaaatctttcaCTAGTTTAATCTTTTTCACTGTCTCAAACATGGGCTTGAATGGgtataaaatattctttactatatttaataacaaggcAAACTTTCAGTAGGTGTAAAATTAATCAGGAAAAACATACTTTACTtgaatcagaaaaatttaaagcttcatAAAAGTCATAATGATTTTAAGAAGAAAAGTTTTACGCTTCAAAATCATACCgttctttttttcaacttttaagaccaagaaagaaaaaaaaagttttttattttaaagatttattcattttatcatGAGAATGTTTTAgtgaatttcaatttaattgataacaaataattcatatattttcatacTGTTATTACagttattttatacatttattgtaattatttggTAGGACCGAACTATTTACGAAGCAGCTGATTATAAGGTCAGGTCGTATATTTATAAGggcatttttttagtaacaAAATACTAAAGTAATCAGACATTgattaatgagaaaaattttttttcccttaaAATGATCCGCATTAGCTCCAAGTTTAATCAATTAGTTtcctatcaaaaaatattaaacgtttatataattatttaaattaaaatctatatgtaccgcattcaaaaatttaacattaaataattgtattaatttttttttatttttattttactgttcGAGACATTTCTTCCGTtagaaagtaataatttatttatttattttttatatgttacccTGTATTCGATAAACTATAgtgcataaaattatttaatttaatattttcaatgattTATTGTACTTTAGTTATGAGGTATGAAaaagtcactaaaaattttgttttcataaTCGAGctgcttttaaaataatcataataataataataataacaatgacacgttttattaatttgacacatatcataaaaaattctttaattattacatttatgtagtgataaaaataagttttcattatttttaattattttatacgaTAAAAGGAAATGAGTCTTGATTCAATATGAAATTctacatatttatatgtactcacgacgaaatatttttttttttttattattattaattttcttttatatgtTAATGAAAAAACAACATCGTGATGtggaaaatgtatttttcatagtgattattataaattaaagaattatgaatatatatcGCACATTTTCCACATGTTTACGAGTTTATCATGTAggctaaatttaaaaaacggtcgatgtacagaataaatttattattttttcgtccttttaattaacaatactggtaaaatatacaataatttattaaatatttataaaaatgagaTGATGAGAGTGTGCAGAATACACCTACcttattaatttagaaaagtaattaattaaattgtagaCCATAATGATGATTTGctaattaatgattattatttgtattaaatgATTTGCACTTTATTGTGGTTAACAGAAAGCAACCGTTGTCGTCTGGGTGGTGATGGTGGTGGTGGTAACCAAGAAGAATCCGATAATCAAGGAGATCAAGAGTAGTGAGACATTGGACTGAGCAGACCCACCTGGAATCACAAATAGTACGTTCAATTACTTAGTTATCTCggcaattttatgtataattctTTGTTGTTGGCAGCTTGGGATTTTATTGATCCTAGGGGAACGAAATCCTgaccgaataaaataaaataaaataaaataaaaactcggACATTGATGTTAGaatgagaagaaaaaaaagccAAAGAGTTGAATCAAGTGAACCGAATAAACTCATTCTCCTTTAACCTATTACACATTGAAGGTTTTACGCTCAGCAATAAGACTGCcacaaaacttttttcttttttatttcctctCCTGTGGGAAATATATTTCGCTGTTCTTGACTATACGACAACTCTCTTTATCTCTCTATCTCTTTCTCGTTCAGTTATTGTTTAGTATATTAGGATTATAGAGTATTAACTCTCTCTGAAATGatataatgtaataataaattttaaagataattttcGGTTGTTTTTTCATCAAACAATATCAacatagttattttttaatttacttaaaaatacaaaaatatataaaaatttaaaatcacatCTAGTGTACTGTTTTCagactttataaaataaaagaaaagtaaaatagcGAGCAGATACTGTCCAGATGACTACCGTCTGCCTTTTTAGTCGACAACGAAGATTTATTACTTCCCTGGCTATTTTCACCTGGGACATTTTCTGTTCCCAACCTCCGGATGGGGTTAAATTTACGACATTGAGTGGTTGACAAGTGAGAaaagtagtaaaaataaaaattaaaatctgttgttaatattttatataaaatgattgcttttatttttatcattgttGTTATAGTTAcacgtcaaatttttataaccaGATAATTATTGGACCtctaattaaatacttttttttactgacaTTGTTCAGTACtcgtaattatatttattaataataagtgtaattgtatatgtatttatgaaattaaatttactgaaaattgatttaaaatgtaatataaaatatcgtATTACTTACCATTATATACGTATGTTTTAATAGAAGTATAATTAGcttctttaataaataattcacatTTAAATGTTGTAGGTAATTTAATTTGGTCCATCCACAAAGTTGCAACGGCCTCGACACTGTATCGACCATccgttttatttttgtaatattgcttttgtttttttattggctGACTGTAATAATATGTTAcacatattataaataatataaatttttattgaattataaaaatacacttGATTAAATAGATAAGATTGTTTCACTCCATTTATTTtcctattgattttttaaaatatctccatatttaataataataataataatattaaaaagaaGAAGCAGTAAAACTTACTTGTCTTGAAAAAGCTTTATCGTAGGAAGTGGATAAAGGTCTTCAGCTAAGCACCTTGTGGTTAGTTGGGTGGAATCTTCATTTATCATTGGATCCGATAACCGGAAGACCGTTTCTGgagctaaagaaaaaaaaaaaattaaattaataaataatatttaaataaaaactattcatctacaataaaaaacagtaaaaaaaaaatgtaaaactgCTTTGATAGCATACCTACTTTTTCAATTGATGTTTTATAGGTATTGTATACGATCAATCTTTAAGAGCAGTCTACCGAGAGTAGTCTTTTGTTTTCAAAAGtcaagcaaaaaaatatataaaaaactcaCAAAAGCATGAAAACAAATATTGTGATATACATTGaaaggtaaaataaaaaaaaatttatggaaatgCGGCAAACTTTTATAAGTAAACtttgtatttttgataattgaaaaaaaaaaaaaaataaaaatgatttgttttcattgttgaaatgataaaaacgttgtttttattcataaaatagttttaatacTGTTTTAACGCCATAGTCAATTACTTTTTTCTATTGATTTAAATGGcataaaaagaaaatcaagTGACAACAGCAGGTTACAAACATGTTTTGTTTTGTATAAACACACATAGAatgatatttttctttgtttatcTTTTCGTAACCAATGTACATTCAAGCAATACCATTTCGtttgtttttcttaattaaaacaacttgattagtatttttatttatttattatataaagtgtgggaaaaaaacatatattataatgtatttaattttatcgtcagactaaatttgatttttactaCTTGTTGTCAGTGGATGTGAGATTTACAGAGCAGCAGCAACTCTTAGATatcttaaatataaatagtagTAAAAATAGTATTTGATTGATATCAGACTCACAATAAACTAACATATCTTCGGAAGCATCTGTTTCATCTTCTTGAGTTGATATACTACATCTTATTTTACCAGAAAGTTCATGACTTGGTCTGACAAGTTTAACCGCTCTATACATTGTATTTGGATCATTGCTCGCTTTATACGTCGCAtcgacaaatttttcaaattcatcaGATCCCTTGGGTGGTGAGTTATGGATCCACTGATATAAAAGCTCCTCGTCCACATACCATTTGACAACGAGTGCAGCTGTTGTCGATGATTCCAAATCATATTTGCAGTCAAGAATTGTTGGTTCTTCTGTACCAGCTCTAACTACTCGCGGAATTTCAACGGACGTTATTTTTACTGGCTCTACTTCTGAAAtcattcaatataaaaaacaaacatatatatatacattatacatatttattttaattatcgagtgttaataattataacatatgtaaaatgaaagtaataaattcatttgtaACGTCTTATTAAACATACAAAGAGTAATAAAAtggtacaattttttttttttataaattgtctaaCTATTTGTTTGTAGTTAAATACAAACATatggattttaaataaagttgagAGTTAAGCGCGCTCAAGTTTAATTTCAACAGTATCAAgtaactttaaatttcatgaatAATAAACCATTGTGAATAGCTCATTATACTAtttgttgaattaaaatatatttatatataaaaattaattttcacgatacctgtttcattaaattacatttttattttattgtaaatgtctaataaaatctatacaatatttattgttgttattattattatttaaaagaatttatatgataaatgAGTTTATCAGTGTACCACCCGGTTACATGATCGTCATTTGTGAGTATGCAGGTACTATTACTGCTTGGATCAATACGGAATTAAGCTATTACATTCTTTTTGCACTTGGAGGGATATCGTGACCCCCATAACATGTTGACGTGTCATTTTTGCATGCATACTGTTTAATATAATCTACATACACATGCACACCACacaacagtaataataataataataacagttataacaacgtgatttttttctttattattaacgGAAACAACGGAACACACGTTAttattgcataaaaaaaatttaacgtatgatataaaatataataaaaatatagaaaattaaatactcaagaataaatttttgtattttttgtagCTATAAATCAACATGACGACATAGTTTATTCTTTtatctcttattttataatatttgaaaCATGAAAAGTGgaaagaataagaaaaaaaaaaaaaaaaaaaattaaataagaacattatatatataacacatAAGCTTTGAATTCAGTCATCGTTCttcttttatttgattttaaaaattctttgtgCGTACGTGAAATACTTGACATCAAAggtaaaaaagtaaagaacTTTGAAGGTGCACGTGTAGAACCAAAGGCTTATCGTCTCCAGTTGTTGCCGACCCTCGACAATCTCAAGTGCGCTGCGGCCCGCCGGCATTCAATATATACGCAAAAATGTATATACGAGAATGCAAGTGTAAAGGTGAAAGTATACCAGAACGTGTGGCATAAAAACCTCtaagccattttttttctg
This genomic interval from Microplitis mediator isolate UGA2020A chromosome 2, iyMicMedi2.1, whole genome shotgun sequence contains the following:
- the LOC130663314 gene encoding uncharacterized protein LOC130663314 isoform X1, with product MDNQWSFDLLLLLLLIASLLLIKKVEPVKITSVEIPRVVRAGTEEPTILDCKYDLESSTTAALVVKWYVDEELLYQWIHNSPPKGSDEFEKFVDATYKASNDPNTMYRAVKLVRPSHELSGKIRCSISTQEDETDASEDMLVYSPETVFRLSDPMINEDSTQLTTRCLAEDLYPLPTIKLFQDNQPIKKQKQYYKNKTDGRYSVEAVATLWMDQIKLPTTFKCELFIKEANYTSIKTYVYNGGSAQSNVSLLLISLIIGFFLVTTTTITTQTTTVAFC
- the LOC130663314 gene encoding uncharacterized protein LOC130663314 isoform X2, which gives rise to MDNQWSFDLLLLLLLIASLLLIKKVEPVKITSVEIPRVVRAGTEEPTILDCKYDLESSTTAALVVKWYVDEELLYQWIHNSPPKGSDEFEKFVDATYKASNDPNTMYRAVKLVRPSHELSGKIRCSISTQEDETDASEDMLVYSPETVFRLSDPMINEDSTQLTTRCLAEDLYPLPTIKLFQDKWVCSVQCLTTLDLLDYRILLGYHHHHHHPDDNGCFLLTTIKCKSFNTNNNH